The Schistocerca gregaria isolate iqSchGreg1 chromosome 1, iqSchGreg1.2, whole genome shotgun sequence genome includes a window with the following:
- the LOC126362023 gene encoding piggyBac transposable element-derived protein 3-like, whose product MNEKQIVMDSVCELSNEAKSEVKRWDKKAKAKVEVDCPSTNLLYNQFMEGVDLLDSLFALSQINIRSKKYYHRLFFPFLDVVVVNAWLLYRRNCYSFGVNKNKPRQLCQFKTELAEALYKMNKDLSGRKCGRPSSSADVEYVNKRNLGHESKLIPQRVVRQDNVGHWPVVFEKRGRYKQPNGKGSPSIVCQKCGVHLRIERKRNCFLDFHRE is encoded by the exons ATGAACGAGAAGCAGATAGTGATGGACAGTGTGTGTGAGTTGTCAAATG AAGCAAAAAGTGAGGTGAAACGATGGGATAAAAAGGCCAAAGCAAAGGTTGAAGTCGACTGCCCATCAACAAATCTTCTTTACAACCAATTTATGGAAGGAGTAGATCTTTTAGACTCACTGTTTGCACTATCCCAGATAAACATTAGATCAAAAAAGTACTACCATCGTTTATtttttcccttccttgatgtggtgGTAGTGAATGCATGGTTGCtgtacagaagaaactgttattcTTTTGGTGTAAACAAAAATAAACCAAGACAACTTTGTCAGTTCAAGACTGAATTAGCTGAAGCGTTGTACAAAATGAACAAGGACTTAAGTGGGAGAAAGTGTGGTAGACCTTCTTCAAGCGCTGATGTCGAATACGTAAATAAGAGGAACCTCGGTCATGAATCTAAGCTAATCCCCCAAAGGGTTGTTCGTCAGGACAATGTTGGACATTGGCCAGTTGTGTTTGAAAAGAGAGGTAGATATAAACAGCCAAATGGCAAAGGAAGTCCATCAATTGTGTGCCAGAAGTGTGGTGTTCATTTACGTATCGAGAGAAAAAG